A genomic stretch from Zeimonas sediminis includes:
- a CDS encoding sigma-54-dependent transcriptional regulator, translating into MSSSEPVQSRSASGAPAARSRVPRVLVVDDEADLRELLELTLVGMGLDVDCASDLAGALALLEGHDYDLCLTDMRLPDGDGLQLVAAISRREVQPPVAVITAYGSTENAIAALKAGAFDYLAKPVALDALRALVRSAIALPAGGEAGAAQAAGAVAPSTRRLIGDSPAMAEVRAQILRLARSMAPVAITGESGTGKELAARLIHESGPRAARPFVAVNCGAIPETLMESEFFGHRKGAFTGADQERDGFFQAASGGTLFLDEVADLPLAMQVKLLRAIQEKRVRKVGATVEEPVDVRIVSATHQDLAQCVAAGRFRQDLYYRLNVIELKLPPLRERSEDIPALADAALEGLARRAGISPAPRLSSVTLRYLQSYAFPGNVRELENVLERALAFSNGEVINVEDLGLRPAVSELAENERAEGAETTAGGAPPAAAPGAGALHGVHGGVAGPLAGVPGSQGGTASAGERRVVRLSEDGIPDSLPDYLDQVERDAILCALDKTRHNRTAAAKLLGITFRALRYRMQRLGLS; encoded by the coding sequence ATGTCCTCGTCCGAGCCCGTGCAGTCCCGATCCGCGTCAGGCGCGCCGGCCGCGCGTTCGCGCGTGCCGCGAGTGCTGGTCGTAGACGACGAGGCCGACCTGCGCGAGCTGCTCGAGCTGACGCTGGTCGGCATGGGGCTCGACGTGGACTGCGCCTCCGATCTCGCAGGTGCGCTGGCCCTGCTCGAGGGCCACGACTACGACCTGTGCCTCACCGACATGCGGCTGCCCGACGGTGACGGACTTCAGCTCGTCGCGGCGATCTCGCGGCGCGAGGTTCAGCCGCCTGTCGCGGTGATCACCGCCTACGGCAGCACCGAGAACGCGATCGCCGCGCTGAAGGCTGGCGCCTTCGACTACCTGGCCAAGCCGGTCGCGCTCGACGCGCTGCGCGCGCTGGTGCGCTCGGCGATCGCGCTGCCCGCCGGCGGCGAGGCGGGTGCCGCGCAGGCCGCGGGCGCTGTGGCGCCGTCGACACGCCGGCTGATCGGCGATTCGCCGGCCATGGCCGAGGTGCGCGCGCAGATCCTGCGGCTGGCCCGCAGCATGGCGCCGGTGGCGATCACCGGCGAGTCGGGCACCGGCAAGGAACTCGCCGCGCGGCTGATCCACGAGTCCGGCCCGCGCGCCGCCCGGCCCTTCGTGGCGGTGAACTGCGGCGCGATTCCCGAAACCCTGATGGAGTCCGAGTTCTTCGGCCATCGCAAGGGCGCGTTCACCGGTGCCGACCAGGAGCGCGACGGCTTCTTCCAGGCGGCGAGCGGCGGCACGCTGTTCCTCGACGAGGTCGCCGACCTGCCGCTCGCGATGCAGGTCAAGCTGCTGCGCGCGATCCAGGAGAAGCGGGTGCGCAAGGTCGGCGCCACGGTCGAGGAGCCGGTCGACGTGCGCATCGTCAGCGCCACGCACCAGGATCTCGCGCAGTGCGTGGCCGCCGGCCGCTTCAGGCAGGACCTCTACTACCGGCTCAACGTGATCGAGCTGAAGCTGCCGCCGCTGCGCGAGCGAAGCGAGGACATCCCGGCGCTGGCCGACGCGGCGCTCGAGGGGCTCGCGCGCAGGGCCGGCATCTCGCCGGCGCCCCGGCTCTCTTCGGTCACGCTGCGCTACCTGCAGAGCTATGCCTTCCCGGGCAACGTGCGGGAACTCGAGAACGTGCTCGAGCGCGCGCTCGCCTTCTCCAACGGCGAAGTGATCAACGTCGAGGATCTCGGCCTGCGGCCGGCGGTTTCGGAGCTTGCCGAGAACGAGCGCGCCGAGGGCGCCGAGACGACGGCCGGCGGCGCGCCGCCGGCTGCCGCGCCGGGCGCGGGCGCCCTTCACGGCGTCCACGGTGGTGTGGCCGGCCCGCTTGCCGGCGTACCCGGTTCGCAGGGCGGCACGGCCTCGGCCGGCGAGCGCCGCGTCGTGCGCCTGTCGGAAGACGGCATCCCGGACTCGCTGCCCGACTACCTCGACCAGGTCGAGCGCGACGCGATCCTGTGCGCGCTCGACAAGACCCGGCACAACCGCACCGCGGCCGCGAAGCTGCTCGGCATCACCTTCCGCGCGCTGCGCTACCGGATGCAGCGGCTCGGCCTGAGCTAG
- a CDS encoding ribonucleoside-diphosphate reductase subunit alpha, producing MQRVAERSPSTQGLPHSVGAADSDARPASSGAWADYKVIRRNGSVVGFEPSKISIAVTKAFLAVNGGQGAASARVRELVERLTEGVVAALTRGKAGGATFHIEDIQDHVELALMRSGEHEVARAYVLYRERRAQERAAQAKARAEDSAQPVLHVVDGDKRMPLDMAALRALVESACVGLGEFVSPDAVLNETVRNLYDGVPLEEVHKSAILSARALIEKDPAYSQVTARLLLHTVRREVLGEEVSQADMATRYAEYFPLFVKRGVEAELLDDKLLQFDLARLGRALDAERDLKFGYLGLQTLYDRYFLHVDEQRIELPQAFFMRVAMGLALNEIDREARAIEFYELLSTFDFMSSTPTLFNSGTQRSQLSSCYLTTVSDDLDGIYEAIKENALLAKFAGGLGNDWTPVRALGSHIKGTNGKSQGVVPFLKVVNDTAVAVNQGGKRKGAVCAYLETWHLDIEEFLELRKNTGDDRRRTHDMNTANWIPDLFMKRVAENGEWTLFSPSDCPDLHDLYGKAFEEAYLRYEQKAASGELKLFRKIPAMQLWRKMLSMLFETGHPWITFKDPCNLRSPQQHVGVVHSSNLCTEITLNTSDTEIAVCNLGSVNLVAHMVERDGTWQLDHDKLHRTVRTAMRMLDNVIDINYYAVGKARNSNLRHRPVGMGIMGFQDCLHLMRTPFASAEAVEFADRSMEAVCYHAYWASTELAEERGRYPSFRGSLWDQGILPQDTLKLLAEQRGGYVEVDMSESLDWGALRERIRAHGMRNSNCIAIAPTATISNIIGVSACIEPTFQNLYVKSNLSGEFTVVNDYLVRDLKRLGLWDEVMIADLKFFDGSLSKIDRVPAELRAIYATAFEVDPSWLVECASRRQKWIDQAQSLNIYMAGASGKKLHDTYMLAWLRGLKTTYYLRTLGATSAEKSTTDKIGQLNAVSADGAMNAGFSYGAGAASAMGGGASSMQSAMQPAMAEEPIAPKFCALDDPECEACQ from the coding sequence ATGCAAAGGGTCGCCGAACGCTCGCCCTCGACCCAAGGGCTTCCCCACTCCGTCGGCGCCGCGGACAGCGATGCGCGCCCGGCTTCGTCCGGCGCCTGGGCCGACTACAAGGTCATCCGCCGCAACGGCTCGGTCGTCGGCTTCGAGCCGTCGAAGATCTCGATCGCGGTGACCAAGGCCTTCCTCGCGGTCAATGGCGGGCAGGGCGCGGCCTCGGCGCGTGTGCGCGAGCTGGTCGAGCGGCTCACCGAGGGTGTGGTGGCGGCGCTCACCCGCGGCAAGGCGGGCGGCGCGACCTTCCACATCGAGGACATCCAGGACCACGTCGAGCTCGCGCTGATGCGCTCGGGCGAGCACGAGGTGGCCCGCGCCTACGTGCTGTACCGTGAGCGCCGCGCCCAGGAGCGCGCCGCGCAGGCGAAGGCGCGCGCCGAGGATTCGGCGCAGCCGGTGCTGCACGTGGTCGACGGCGACAAGCGCATGCCCCTGGACATGGCCGCGCTGCGCGCGCTGGTCGAGTCGGCCTGCGTCGGGCTGGGCGAGTTCGTCAGCCCCGACGCGGTGCTGAACGAGACGGTGCGCAACCTGTACGACGGCGTGCCGCTCGAGGAGGTCCACAAGTCGGCGATCCTGTCGGCGCGCGCGCTGATCGAGAAGGACCCGGCCTACAGCCAGGTCACCGCGCGGCTGCTGCTGCACACGGTGCGCCGCGAGGTGCTCGGCGAAGAGGTGTCGCAGGCCGACATGGCCACCCGCTACGCCGAGTACTTCCCGCTGTTCGTCAAGCGCGGCGTCGAGGCCGAGCTGCTCGACGACAAGCTGCTGCAGTTCGACCTGGCCCGCCTGGGCCGCGCGCTCGACGCCGAGCGCGACCTGAAGTTCGGCTACTTGGGCCTGCAGACCCTGTACGACCGCTACTTCCTGCACGTCGACGAGCAGCGCATCGAGCTGCCGCAGGCCTTCTTCATGCGCGTGGCGATGGGCCTGGCGCTGAACGAGATCGACCGCGAGGCGCGCGCGATCGAGTTCTACGAGCTGCTGTCGACCTTCGACTTCATGAGCTCCACGCCCACGCTGTTCAACTCGGGCACGCAGCGCTCGCAGCTGTCCTCCTGCTACCTGACCACGGTGTCCGACGACCTCGACGGCATCTACGAGGCGATCAAGGAGAACGCGCTGCTGGCCAAGTTCGCCGGCGGCCTGGGCAACGACTGGACCCCGGTGCGCGCGCTGGGCTCGCACATCAAGGGCACCAACGGCAAGAGCCAGGGCGTCGTGCCCTTCCTCAAGGTGGTCAACGACACCGCGGTCGCGGTCAACCAGGGCGGCAAGCGCAAGGGCGCGGTCTGCGCGTATCTCGAGACCTGGCACCTGGACATCGAGGAGTTCCTCGAGCTGCGCAAGAACACCGGCGACGACCGCCGCCGCACCCACGACATGAACACGGCGAACTGGATTCCCGACCTGTTCATGAAGCGGGTGGCCGAGAACGGCGAGTGGACGCTGTTCTCGCCGTCCGACTGCCCCGACCTGCACGACCTGTACGGCAAGGCCTTCGAGGAGGCCTACCTGCGCTACGAGCAGAAGGCCGCCAGCGGCGAGCTGAAGCTGTTCCGCAAGATCCCCGCGATGCAGCTGTGGCGCAAGATGCTCTCGATGCTGTTCGAGACCGGGCACCCCTGGATCACGTTCAAGGACCCGTGCAACCTGCGCTCGCCGCAGCAGCACGTGGGCGTCGTGCACAGCTCCAACCTGTGCACCGAGATCACGCTGAACACCAGCGACACCGAGATCGCGGTCTGCAACCTTGGCTCGGTGAACCTGGTCGCGCACATGGTCGAGCGCGACGGCACCTGGCAGCTCGATCACGACAAGCTGCACCGCACGGTCCGCACGGCCATGCGCATGCTCGACAACGTCATCGACATCAACTACTACGCGGTCGGCAAGGCGCGCAATTCCAACCTGCGCCATCGTCCGGTGGGCATGGGCATCATGGGCTTCCAGGACTGCCTGCACCTGATGCGCACGCCGTTCGCGAGCGCCGAGGCGGTCGAGTTCGCCGACCGCTCGATGGAGGCGGTCTGCTACCACGCCTACTGGGCGTCGACCGAGCTGGCCGAGGAGCGCGGCCGCTACCCGAGCTTCCGCGGCTCGCTGTGGGACCAGGGCATCCTGCCGCAGGACACGCTGAAGCTGCTGGCCGAGCAGCGCGGCGGCTACGTCGAGGTCGACATGTCCGAGTCGCTCGACTGGGGCGCGCTGCGCGAGCGGATTCGCGCCCACGGCATGCGCAACTCGAACTGCATCGCGATCGCGCCGACCGCCACGATCTCCAACATCATCGGCGTGTCGGCCTGCATCGAGCCGACCTTCCAGAACCTGTACGTGAAGTCGAACCTGTCGGGCGAGTTCACCGTGGTCAACGACTACCTGGTGCGCGACCTCAAGCGCCTGGGCCTGTGGGACGAGGTGATGATCGCCGACCTGAAGTTCTTCGACGGCTCGCTGTCGAAGATCGACCGGGTGCCGGCCGAGCTGCGCGCGATCTACGCGACCGCGTTCGAGGTCGACCCGAGCTGGCTGGTCGAGTGCGCCTCGCGCCGCCAGAAGTGGATCGACCAGGCGCAGTCGCTGAACATCTACATGGCGGGCGCGTCGGGCAAGAAGCTGCACGACACCTACATGCTGGCCTGGCTGCGCGGCCTGAAGACCACCTACTACCTGCGCACGCTCGGCGCGACCAGCGCCGAGAAGTCGACGACCGACAAGATCGGCCAGCTCAACGCGGTGTCGGCCGACGGCGCGATGAACGCAGGCTTCAGCTACGGCGCAGGCGCCGCGAGTGCGATGGGCGGCGGCGCGTCGTCGATGCAGTCCGCGATGCAGCCGGCGATGGCCGAGGAGCCGATCGCGCCGAAGTTCTGCGCGCTCGACGATCCGGAATGCGAAGCCTGCCAGTGA
- a CDS encoding sensor histidine kinase — protein sequence MQVRADEAHALSLAPPPAAAPDSQWLALRWMAASRLAVALALAMLLSLEAIRPGPEWFTDPRLFAWASGLYLAAALVYLVAIGPLRPRFQPQLVAHVLTDLAALVAMLHAAGGLRAGFGVLVVAAVTAGAVLSTRRMAAFFAAAASLMLLGESVLAWLTSDGGQSVLPMMAGLTGAACFVTAMLVNWLATQLRRQEEIARERGEDLRNQFAVTQRVVAELEQGVLVIAPDGRVRAMNPAARELLGAAQAADADDLPGLATVARACAQWREAGGRTGERRELLLPARHGADGRVMLRFIATPGGDSVLMLEDLRRAEERAQQLKLAAMGRLSASIAHEIRNPLGAIRHANALLAERLGSAAEKRLAGIIEDNTVRIDRVITDVLSVSRRERPGDETVDMRPFLSAFAEEFTGQAGLPRDRVSIELASERPMRFDSNHLRQVLVNLVGNALRYASGEPGSVRVSWRERGPHRLELRVSDDGPGLSPEMQQQAFEPFFTTEARGTGLGLYLTRELCVANGATIRYEPPFGDRRGAFVVEPRVEDA from the coding sequence ATGCAGGTCCGCGCTGACGAGGCGCATGCGTTGAGCCTCGCGCCGCCCCCGGCGGCGGCCCCCGACTCCCAATGGCTGGCGCTGCGCTGGATGGCGGCGAGCCGGCTCGCGGTCGCGCTGGCGCTGGCCATGCTGCTGTCGCTTGAAGCGATCCGGCCGGGGCCGGAGTGGTTCACCGACCCCAGGCTGTTCGCCTGGGCGTCCGGTCTCTACCTGGCGGCGGCGCTCGTCTACCTGGTGGCGATCGGGCCGCTGCGCCCGCGCTTCCAGCCGCAACTCGTCGCGCACGTGCTGACCGACCTGGCGGCGCTGGTCGCGATGCTGCACGCGGCGGGCGGCCTGCGCGCTGGCTTCGGCGTGCTGGTGGTCGCTGCGGTCACCGCGGGCGCGGTGCTGTCGACCCGGCGGATGGCCGCATTCTTCGCGGCGGCGGCGTCGCTGATGCTGCTCGGCGAGTCGGTGCTCGCCTGGCTGACCAGCGACGGCGGCCAGTCGGTGCTGCCGATGATGGCGGGCCTGACCGGCGCGGCCTGCTTCGTGACCGCGATGCTGGTCAACTGGCTGGCCACGCAGCTGCGGCGGCAGGAAGAGATCGCCCGCGAGCGCGGCGAGGACCTGCGCAACCAGTTCGCGGTCACGCAGCGAGTGGTCGCCGAGCTGGAGCAGGGCGTGCTGGTCATCGCGCCCGACGGACGGGTGCGGGCGATGAATCCGGCGGCGCGCGAGCTTCTGGGCGCGGCGCAAGCGGCCGACGCCGACGACTTGCCCGGGCTGGCCACGGTCGCCAGGGCTTGCGCGCAGTGGCGCGAGGCCGGCGGCCGGACCGGCGAGCGCCGCGAGTTGCTGCTGCCCGCGCGTCATGGCGCGGACGGGCGCGTCATGCTCCGCTTCATCGCCACGCCCGGCGGCGACAGCGTGCTGATGCTCGAGGACCTGCGCCGCGCCGAGGAGCGCGCGCAGCAGCTGAAGCTCGCGGCCATGGGCCGGCTGTCGGCGTCGATCGCGCACGAGATCCGCAATCCGCTCGGCGCGATCCGCCACGCCAACGCGTTGCTCGCCGAGCGTCTCGGGAGCGCCGCCGAGAAGCGGCTCGCCGGGATCATCGAGGACAACACGGTCCGCATCGACCGGGTGATCACCGACGTGCTGTCGGTGTCGCGGCGCGAGCGCCCGGGCGACGAGACCGTGGACATGCGCCCCTTCCTGTCGGCGTTCGCCGAGGAGTTCACCGGCCAGGCGGGCCTGCCGCGCGACCGGGTCTCGATCGAGCTGGCAAGCGAGCGGCCGATGCGCTTCGACTCCAATCACCTGAGGCAGGTGCTGGTGAACCTGGTCGGCAACGCGTTGCGCTACGCCTCGGGCGAGCCCGGATCGGTGCGTGTTTCGTGGCGGGAGCGCGGCCCGCATCGACTAGAATTGCGTGTCTCCGACGACGGTCCCGGACTCTCCCCCGAGATGCAGCAGCAGGCGTTCGAACCCTTCTTCACGACCGAGGCCCGGGGCACCGGCCTGGGCCTGTACCTGACCCGCGAACTGTGCGTTGCCAACGGGGCGACGATCCGTTACGAGCCGCCCTTCGGCGATCGCCGCGGCGCCTTCGTGGTCGAGCCGCGCGTCGAAGATGCCTGA
- a CDS encoding PP0621 family protein, translating into MGKLLFWVVVIAVGWGVWSLVRVSQRKSEQARQAAARRGPEKIVACAHCGVHLPASEAVRGDGEDYCCAEHRDAGPR; encoded by the coding sequence ATGGGCAAGCTGCTGTTCTGGGTCGTCGTGATCGCGGTGGGCTGGGGCGTCTGGTCGCTGGTCCGCGTGTCGCAGCGCAAGAGCGAGCAGGCCAGGCAGGCGGCCGCCAGGCGCGGGCCCGAGAAGATCGTCGCGTGCGCGCACTGCGGCGTGCACCTGCCCGCGTCGGAGGCGGTGCGGGGCGACGGCGAAGACTACTGCTGCGCCGAGCATCGCGATGCAGGTCCGCGCTGA
- the ampD gene encoding 1,6-anhydro-N-acetylmuramyl-L-alanine amidase AmpD yields the protein MRGARRAGRRPGGWAGGRAGDWARGGWLGEARHVPSPNHDERPPGTAVDLLVVHHISLPPGRFRGDAIERLFTNRLDPDAHPAFAPLRDLRVSSHFLIRRSGELLQFVGADLRAWHAGVSCFEGRDRCNDFSIGVELEGDGTHRFTARQYRALRRLVARLRERYPLRWIAGHEHVAPGRKEDPGPFFDWRRLARAPEARGLVAPLAIASAGGALGAPRERARFARVSA from the coding sequence CTGCGCGGGGCGCGCAGGGCGGGCCGCAGGCCGGGTGGGTGGGCGGGCGGCCGCGCTGGCGACTGGGCCCGCGGCGGCTGGCTCGGCGAGGCCCGGCATGTGCCGTCTCCCAATCACGACGAGCGCCCGCCCGGCACCGCGGTCGATCTGCTGGTGGTGCACCACATCAGCCTGCCGCCCGGCCGGTTTCGGGGCGATGCGATCGAGCGGCTGTTCACGAACCGGCTCGACCCCGATGCCCATCCGGCCTTCGCGCCGCTTCGCGACCTTCGCGTGTCGTCGCACTTCCTGATCCGGCGCAGCGGCGAGCTGCTGCAGTTCGTCGGCGCCGACCTGCGCGCCTGGCACGCGGGCGTCTCATGCTTCGAGGGGCGCGATCGCTGCAACGACTTCTCGATCGGCGTCGAGTTGGAAGGCGACGGCACGCACCGCTTCACCGCGCGGCAGTACCGGGCGTTGCGGCGGCTGGTCGCGCGGCTGCGCGAGCGCTACCCCCTGCGCTGGATCGCCGGGCACGAGCACGTGGCGCCGGGCCGCAAGGAGGATCCGGGGCCGTTCTTCGACTGGCGCCGGCTCGCGCGCGCGCCGGAGGCGCGCGGGCTGGTCGCGCCGCTCGCGATCGCGAGCGCGGGGGGTGCGCTGGGCGCGCCGCGCGAGCGCGCCCGGTTCGCGCGGGTTTCCGCGTGA
- the ffh gene encoding signal recognition particle protein → MLENLSQRLSKVVKTLRGEARLTEANTQEMLREIRVALLEADVALPVVRDLIARIKEKALGQEVVGSLTPGQALVGVVHRELTAIMGGQAAELDLSVRPPAIVLMAGLQGAGKTTTVGKLAKWLRENRKKKVLTVSCDVYRPAAIEQLRTVTEQAGADFFPSTADQKPVDIATAALQWARTHYHDVLLVDTAGRLAIDEQMMREIAELHGKLQPSETLFVVDAMQGQDAVNTAKAFRDVLPLTGVVLTKLDGDSRGGAALSVRAVTGAPIKFAGVGEKLTGLEAFHPERMANRILGMGDIVSLVEEAHKAVDQEEAQKLAAKLKAGNRFDLNDFATQLGQMSRMGGLTGLLDKLPAQFQQAAAGADMSKAEKQVKRMQAIISSMTPGERAKPDLIKASRKRRIAAGAGVPVQEVNRLLGQFDQMQSMMKKMQKGGLAKMMRGMKGMMPGGMR, encoded by the coding sequence ATGCTCGAAAATCTGTCGCAACGGCTGTCGAAGGTCGTCAAGACGCTTCGCGGCGAGGCTCGCCTGACCGAGGCCAATACGCAGGAGATGCTGCGCGAGATCCGCGTGGCCCTGCTCGAGGCCGACGTGGCGCTGCCGGTCGTTCGCGACCTGATCGCCCGCATCAAGGAAAAGGCGCTCGGCCAGGAAGTGGTCGGCAGCCTCACGCCGGGGCAGGCGCTGGTCGGCGTGGTGCACCGCGAACTGACCGCGATCATGGGCGGCCAGGCGGCCGAGCTCGACCTGTCGGTGCGTCCGCCCGCGATCGTGCTGATGGCCGGCCTGCAGGGCGCCGGCAAGACCACCACGGTCGGCAAGCTGGCCAAGTGGCTCAGGGAGAACAGGAAGAAAAAGGTGCTCACCGTCTCCTGCGACGTGTACCGCCCGGCCGCCATCGAGCAGCTGCGCACGGTCACCGAGCAGGCCGGCGCCGACTTCTTCCCGTCCACCGCCGACCAGAAGCCGGTCGACATCGCGACTGCCGCGCTGCAGTGGGCCCGCACCCACTACCACGACGTGCTGCTGGTCGACACCGCCGGCCGGCTGGCGATCGACGAGCAGATGATGCGCGAGATCGCCGAGCTGCACGGCAAGCTTCAGCCGTCGGAGACCCTGTTCGTCGTCGACGCGATGCAGGGCCAGGACGCGGTCAACACCGCCAAGGCCTTCCGCGACGTGCTGCCGCTGACCGGCGTGGTGCTGACCAAGCTCGACGGCGACTCGCGCGGCGGCGCGGCGCTGTCGGTCAGGGCGGTGACCGGCGCGCCGATCAAGTTCGCCGGCGTCGGCGAGAAGCTCACCGGGCTCGAGGCCTTCCACCCGGAGCGCATGGCCAACCGCATCCTCGGCATGGGCGACATCGTGTCGCTGGTCGAGGAGGCGCACAAGGCGGTCGACCAGGAGGAGGCGCAGAAGCTCGCTGCCAAGCTGAAGGCGGGCAACCGCTTCGACCTGAACGACTTCGCGACCCAGCTCGGCCAGATGAGCCGCATGGGCGGGCTCACCGGCCTGCTCGACAAGCTGCCCGCCCAGTTCCAGCAGGCCGCGGCCGGCGCCGACATGTCGAAGGCCGAGAAGCAGGTCAAGCGGATGCAGGCGATCATCTCGTCGATGACGCCCGGCGAGCGCGCCAAGCCCGACCTGATCAAGGCCAGCCGCAAGCGGCGCATCGCCGCCGGCGCCGGCGTGCCGGTTCAGGAAGTCAACCGCCTGCTCGGCCAGTTCGACCAGATGCAGTCGATGATGAAGAAGATGCAGAAGGGCGGGCTGGCCAAGATGATGCGCGGCATGAAGGGCATGATGCCCGGCGGCATGCGCTGA
- a CDS encoding cytochrome C assembly family protein: MPILLVIVHLLPAAFYLAAWRASGAPGRGADLLLALGLIAHAASLYHEVLGSGWRFGFAPILSATLWIGVIILWLEGLQVKVQALRRVVLPVAAAASMLPLLFPGADISAQAARPLFVPHLIVGTLAYGVLALAALHAMLMTATEKALHGGAGPAPDSAFGRFLEELPPLLVLERILFRFIAVGFVFLTLTAASGVLFSEEVFGRPFVADHKTVFSVIAWAVFGVLLVGRRLRGWRGRTALRLTLAGFALLLLAYVGSRFVLEVVLGRR; this comes from the coding sequence GTGCCGATTCTACTGGTTATCGTCCACCTGCTTCCGGCGGCCTTCTACCTGGCCGCGTGGCGCGCTTCGGGCGCGCCCGGCCGCGGCGCCGACCTGCTGCTCGCGCTGGGGCTGATCGCCCACGCCGCGTCCCTGTACCACGAGGTGCTGGGCAGCGGCTGGCGCTTCGGCTTCGCGCCGATCCTGTCGGCCACGCTCTGGATCGGCGTCATCATCCTGTGGCTCGAAGGCCTGCAGGTGAAGGTGCAGGCGCTGCGCAGGGTGGTGCTGCCGGTGGCGGCCGCGGCCTCGATGCTGCCGCTGCTGTTCCCGGGCGCCGACATCAGCGCGCAGGCGGCGCGCCCGCTGTTCGTGCCGCACCTGATCGTCGGCACGCTGGCCTACGGGGTGCTGGCGCTGGCCGCGTTGCACGCGATGCTGATGACCGCCACCGAGAAGGCGCTGCACGGCGGTGCGGGGCCTGCGCCCGACAGCGCCTTCGGCCGCTTCCTCGAGGAATTGCCGCCGCTTCTGGTGCTCGAGCGGATCCTGTTCCGCTTCATCGCGGTCGGCTTCGTGTTCCTCACGCTCACCGCGGCCAGCGGCGTGCTGTTCTCCGAGGAAGTCTTCGGCCGGCCCTTCGTGGCCGACCACAAGACCGTGTTCTCGGTGATCGCCTGGGCGGTGTTCGGCGTGCTGCTGGTCGGCCGCCGGCTGCGCGGCTGGCGCGGCCGCACCGCGCTGCGCCTCACGCTGGCCGGTTTCGCGCTGCTGCTGCTGGCTTACGTCGGCAGCCGCTTCGTGCTCGAAGTCGTGCTCGGAAGGCGCTGA
- a CDS encoding ribonucleotide-diphosphate reductase subunit beta, with amino-acid sequence MLSWDDPIPASPARPAPAQSPMPALQPVGAGSASAPAMPQPAARATPDQFAVPAPPQVEGRAHSGSQVAQSDRRVRVEDKRIINGGADVNQLVPFKYKWAWEKYLATCANHWMPQEINMSRDIALWKNPNGLTEDERRLVKRNLGFFVTADSLAANNIVLGTYRHITAPECRQFLLRQAFEEAIHTHAYQYIVESLGLDEGEIFNAYHEVKSIRDKDEFLIPFIDTLTDPNFTTGTPENDQALLKSLIVFACLMEGLFFYVGFVQILALGRQNKMTGAAEQYQYILRDESMHCNFGIDLINQIKLENPHLWTPQFRDEVRGLFMRAVELEYAYAEDTMPRGVLGLNASMFKSYLRFIANRRAQQIGLDPLFPQEENPFPWMSEMIDLKKERNFFETRVIEYQTGGALSWD; translated from the coding sequence ATGCTTTCCTGGGACGATCCGATTCCTGCCTCGCCGGCCCGGCCGGCGCCCGCCCAGTCGCCGATGCCAGCGCTTCAGCCGGTCGGCGCCGGCTCCGCTTCGGCGCCGGCGATGCCGCAGCCCGCGGCTCGCGCCACCCCCGACCAGTTCGCCGTGCCCGCCCCGCCGCAGGTCGAGGGCCGCGCCCACAGCGGCTCTCAGGTCGCGCAGAGCGACCGGCGCGTGCGCGTCGAGGACAAGCGGATCATCAACGGCGGCGCCGACGTCAATCAGCTGGTTCCGTTCAAGTACAAGTGGGCCTGGGAGAAGTACCTGGCCACCTGCGCGAACCACTGGATGCCGCAGGAAATCAACATGAGCCGCGACATCGCGCTCTGGAAGAACCCGAACGGCCTGACCGAGGACGAGCGTCGCCTGGTCAAGCGCAACCTGGGCTTCTTCGTGACCGCCGATTCGCTGGCTGCGAACAACATCGTGCTGGGCACCTATCGCCACATCACGGCTCCCGAGTGCCGGCAGTTCCTGCTGCGCCAGGCCTTCGAGGAAGCGATCCACACGCACGCCTACCAGTACATCGTGGAGTCGCTCGGTCTCGACGAAGGCGAGATCTTCAACGCGTACCACGAGGTCAAGTCGATCCGCGACAAGGACGAGTTCCTGATCCCGTTCATCGACACGCTGACCGACCCGAACTTCACCACCGGCACGCCGGAGAACGACCAGGCGCTGCTGAAGTCGCTGATCGTGTTCGCCTGCCTGATGGAAGGCCTGTTCTTCTACGTCGGCTTCGTGCAGATCCTCGCGCTGGGCCGGCAGAACAAGATGACCGGCGCTGCCGAGCAGTACCAGTACATCCTTCGCGACGAGTCGATGCACTGCAACTTCGGCATCGACCTGATCAACCAGATCAAGCTCGAGAACCCGCACCTCTGGACGCCGCAGTTCCGCGACGAGGTCCGCGGCCTGTTCATGCGGGCGGTAGAGCTCGAGTACGCATACGCGGAAGACACGATGCCGCGCGGCGTGCTCGGGCTGAACGCCTCGATGTTCAAGAGCTACCTGCGGTTCATCGCGAACCGCCGTGCGCAGCAGATCGGACTCGATCCGCTGTTCCCCCAGGAAGAGAACCCCTTCCCGTGGATGAGCGAGATGATCGACCTGAAGAAGGAACGCAACTTCTTCGAGACCCGGGTCATCGAGTACCAGACCGGCGGGGCGCTCAGCTGGGATTGA